The following proteins come from a genomic window of bacterium:
- a CDS encoding sulfatase: MSSRYRSKLRLIILTLFLGLVTDSTVSERSLQKVILISIDTLRPDFLDCYNSEMKTSPNLNRFANENILFAQVTSQAPSTALSHKSILYSLYPSIHKTSRNSVPDEKLTGPIQQFQLNGFKTAGFVGGGELSRKFGFDKGFDVYWEGGTYSATDTKESLENLEWKINEWLDSNYQEKFFLFLHTYEVHCPYFAPKSYRDRYAGSYRGEIDPRGKCGDNYYNIRKLSEADLDFVRDLYKAEIAYVDDFIGRLFDKLRALHIYNETLIVVLSDHGESLGERGYVGHNLLRNTQLQIPLIIRIPGISPRRIDSPVEGIDVMPTIFAALNLSPPFRFQGRNLMPFVLKDRRVPKRVLISEQSGRVRVRKGDKVAIFFPDRDPSPEVYDLREDPEELNNLFQKYPDFVQSCRKDYSVMLRGAQSLASSFSNRYPGPPFLDEQVTEQLKALGYLP; the protein is encoded by the coding sequence ATGTCAAGTCGGTATCGCTCGAAACTGCGGTTGATAATATTGACTCTCTTTCTTGGACTCGTAACCGACTCCACTGTCAGCGAAAGATCTCTTCAGAAAGTTATTTTGATTTCAATCGATACTTTAAGACCCGATTTTCTTGATTGCTATAACTCCGAAATGAAAACCAGCCCGAACCTGAACCGTTTTGCCAATGAGAATATTCTGTTCGCTCAAGTTACTTCGCAAGCACCTTCCACCGCCCTTTCTCATAAGTCCATTCTCTATTCGCTGTATCCATCGATCCACAAAACCTCACGAAACAGCGTACCTGATGAAAAGTTAACCGGGCCGATTCAGCAGTTCCAATTAAACGGCTTTAAGACCGCCGGATTTGTTGGCGGCGGGGAATTAAGTCGAAAATTCGGCTTTGATAAAGGCTTTGACGTCTATTGGGAAGGAGGCACCTACAGTGCTACAGATACAAAAGAATCGCTTGAAAATCTTGAGTGGAAGATAAACGAATGGCTCGATAGCAATTACCAGGAAAAATTTTTTCTTTTCCTTCACACTTATGAGGTTCATTGCCCGTACTTCGCGCCAAAATCATATCGAGATCGATATGCCGGCTCGTATCGAGGCGAAATAGATCCGAGAGGAAAATGTGGAGACAACTATTACAATATCAGGAAACTTTCCGAAGCCGACCTGGATTTCGTTAGAGATCTGTATAAGGCTGAAATCGCTTATGTTGATGATTTCATCGGAAGACTCTTCGATAAACTTCGTGCGCTTCATATTTATAACGAAACGCTAATTGTGGTTCTTTCAGATCACGGGGAGAGTCTTGGTGAACGTGGTTATGTTGGACATAATTTGCTTCGCAACACGCAATTACAAATTCCTCTGATCATACGGATTCCGGGGATCTCTCCACGTCGCATCGATTCACCTGTGGAAGGCATTGATGTAATGCCGACAATCTTCGCTGCCTTAAATCTCTCACCCCCTTTTCGTTTTCAAGGGCGAAATCTAATGCCCTTTGTCTTAAAAGATCGTCGGGTACCGAAACGCGTCTTGATTTCGGAACAAAGTGGAAGGGTTCGGGTCAGGAAAGGAGATAAGGTTGCGATCTTCTTTCCTGACAGGGATCCATCACCTGAGGTTTACGACTTGCGTGAGGATCCGGAAGAACTCAATAATCTGTTCCAAAAATATCCGGATTTCGTACAATCTTGCCGAAAGGATTATTCGGTAATGCTCAGAGGAGCTCAGAGTCTGGCT